A single region of the Gasterosteus aculeatus chromosome 1, fGasAcu3.hap1.1, whole genome shotgun sequence genome encodes:
- the pde9ac gene encoding high affinity cGMP-specific 3',5'-cyclic phosphodiesterase 9A isoform X2 — MGSSSSSYAPKTIYLDVDGKVQKVVFSGHCSPCDIKELLCSSSNIPRNTAIMLMDPEGALVSIDPTMPTNSPNSLYKVVPLSTGQIGEKEDMFQNVLSQVADQFSRAFRINELKSEVTNRLAMLEKRVELEGLKVVEIEKCKNDLRKLRDEMTSRGGGRVNCPCKYNFDDGKKVTPRRDVPNYPKYTLSQETIEALKKPTFDVWHWEHNEMLSCLEYMYHDLGLVKEFNMNPITLKRWLLAIQENYRSNPFHNFRHCFCVSQMMYGMINLCNLQEKLTLTDMGILMTAAVCHDLDHPGYNNTYQINARTELAVRYNDISPLENHHCAVAFQILSLPECNIFANVDPEAYKQIRQAIITLILATDMARHGEILDSFKQKADNFDFTNEEHVTCLKMVLIKCCDISNEVRPTEVAEPWVDCLLEEYFMQSDREKSEGLPVAPFMDRDKVTKPTAQIGFIKFVLIPMFETVMKLFPQIEEIMVQPLRDSRDHYEELKQIDDAMTEESSFVITLRKGL, encoded by the exons GTGGTGTTCAGTGGGCACTGCAGCCCATGTGACATTAAGGAGCTTCTGTGTTCCTCATCTAACATCCCCAG GAACACTGCCATCATGTTGATGGACCCAGAGGGAGCTTTGGTCTCCATAGATCCCACCATGCCCACCAACTCTCCCAA CTCTCTGTACAAAGTTGTCCCACTGTCTACTGGACAAATTGGAG AGAAGGAGGACATGTTTCAGAACGTGTTGTCCCAGGTGGCCGATCAGTTCAGCAG GGCCTTTCGCATTAACGAGTTGAAGTCGGAGGTCACCAACAGGCTAGCGATGCTGGAGAAGAGAGTGGAAT TGGAGGGCTTGAAGGTGGTGGAGATTGAGAAGTGTAAAAATGATCTGAGAAAGCTGCGAGATGAGATGACTTCAAGAGGTGGTGGCAG AGTAAACTGTCCGTGCAAATACAACTTTGACGATGGGAAGAAGGTCACGCCTAGACGAGACGTCCCCAATTACCCAAAA TACACGCTGTCTCAGGAGACCATCGAGGCGCTCAAGAAGCCGACATTCGACGTCTGGCACTGGGAACATAACGAG ATGCTAAGTTGTTTGGAGTATATGTACCATGACTTGGGACTGGTGAAGGAATTCAACATGAACCCCATCACACTCAAGCGCTGGCTG TTGGCCATTCAGGAGAACTACCGTAGTAATCCTTTCCACAACTTTCGCCACTGCTTTTGCGTCAGTCAGATGATGTATGGCATGATTAACCTCTGCAACCTACAG GAAAAGCTGACTCTCACAGATATGGGCATTCTAATGACGGCGGCAGTGTGTCATGACCTGGACCACCCTGGCTACAACAACAC GTACCAAATCAATGCCCGCACAGAGCTAGCAGTCCGGTACAACGACATATCTCCGCTGGAGAACCATCACTGTGCCGTGGCCTTCCAGATCCTCTCTCTCCCGGAGTGCAATATTTTTGCAAATGTCGATCCCGAGGCATACAAACAGATCCGACAG GCAATTATCACCCTCATCCTTGCCACCGACATGGCGAGACACGGGGAGATACTCGACTCCTTCAAGCAAAAAGCGGACAACTTTGACTTTACCAATGAAGAGCATGTGACGTGT ctgaaGATGGTTTTGATCAAGTGCTGTGACATTTCCAATGAAGTGAGGCCAACTGAGGTAGCTGAGCCATGGGTGGACTGCTTATTAGAGGAGTATTTCATGCAG AGTGACAGGGAGAAGTCTGAGGGCCTCCCTGTGGCTCCCTTCATGGACAGAGATAAAGTCACCAAACCCACCGCTCAGATCGGGTTCATCAAGTTTGTCCTCATCCCAATGTTCGAGACTGTCATGAAG CTTTTTCCTCAGATTGAGGAGATTATGGTTCAACCTCTGAGAGACTCGCGGGACCACTACGAGGAGCTGAAACAGATTGATGATGCCATGACAGAG GAGTCTTCTTTTGTGATCACACTCAGGAAAGGACTTTAA
- the pde9ac gene encoding high affinity cGMP-specific 3',5'-cyclic phosphodiesterase 9A isoform X1 — protein sequence MGSSSSSYAPKTIYLDVDGKVQKVVFSGHCSPCDIKELLCSSSNIPRNTAIMLMDPEGALVSIDPTMPTNSPNSLYKVVPLSTGQIGEKEDMFQNVLSQVADQFSRAFRINELKSEVTNRLAMLEKRVELEGLKVVEIEKCKNDLRKLRDEMTSRGGGRVNCPCKYNFDDGKKVTPRRDVPNYPKYTLSQETIEALKKPTFDVWHWEHNEMLSCLEYMYHDLGLVKEFNMNPITLKRWLLAIQENYRSNPFHNFRHCFCVSQMMYGMINLCNLQEKLTLTDMGILMTAAVCHDLDHPGYNNTYQINARTELAVRYNDISPLENHHCAVAFQILSLPECNIFANVDPEAYKQIRQAIITLILATDMARHGEILDSFKQKADNFDFTNEEHVTCLKMVLIKCCDISNEVRPTEVAEPWVDCLLEEYFMQSDREKSEGLPVAPFMDRDKVTKPTAQIGFIKFVLIPMFETVMKLFPQIEEIMVQPLRDSRDHYEELKQIDDAMTEEAQKKKTENMSIGGKKK from the exons GTGGTGTTCAGTGGGCACTGCAGCCCATGTGACATTAAGGAGCTTCTGTGTTCCTCATCTAACATCCCCAG GAACACTGCCATCATGTTGATGGACCCAGAGGGAGCTTTGGTCTCCATAGATCCCACCATGCCCACCAACTCTCCCAA CTCTCTGTACAAAGTTGTCCCACTGTCTACTGGACAAATTGGAG AGAAGGAGGACATGTTTCAGAACGTGTTGTCCCAGGTGGCCGATCAGTTCAGCAG GGCCTTTCGCATTAACGAGTTGAAGTCGGAGGTCACCAACAGGCTAGCGATGCTGGAGAAGAGAGTGGAAT TGGAGGGCTTGAAGGTGGTGGAGATTGAGAAGTGTAAAAATGATCTGAGAAAGCTGCGAGATGAGATGACTTCAAGAGGTGGTGGCAG AGTAAACTGTCCGTGCAAATACAACTTTGACGATGGGAAGAAGGTCACGCCTAGACGAGACGTCCCCAATTACCCAAAA TACACGCTGTCTCAGGAGACCATCGAGGCGCTCAAGAAGCCGACATTCGACGTCTGGCACTGGGAACATAACGAG ATGCTAAGTTGTTTGGAGTATATGTACCATGACTTGGGACTGGTGAAGGAATTCAACATGAACCCCATCACACTCAAGCGCTGGCTG TTGGCCATTCAGGAGAACTACCGTAGTAATCCTTTCCACAACTTTCGCCACTGCTTTTGCGTCAGTCAGATGATGTATGGCATGATTAACCTCTGCAACCTACAG GAAAAGCTGACTCTCACAGATATGGGCATTCTAATGACGGCGGCAGTGTGTCATGACCTGGACCACCCTGGCTACAACAACAC GTACCAAATCAATGCCCGCACAGAGCTAGCAGTCCGGTACAACGACATATCTCCGCTGGAGAACCATCACTGTGCCGTGGCCTTCCAGATCCTCTCTCTCCCGGAGTGCAATATTTTTGCAAATGTCGATCCCGAGGCATACAAACAGATCCGACAG GCAATTATCACCCTCATCCTTGCCACCGACATGGCGAGACACGGGGAGATACTCGACTCCTTCAAGCAAAAAGCGGACAACTTTGACTTTACCAATGAAGAGCATGTGACGTGT ctgaaGATGGTTTTGATCAAGTGCTGTGACATTTCCAATGAAGTGAGGCCAACTGAGGTAGCTGAGCCATGGGTGGACTGCTTATTAGAGGAGTATTTCATGCAG AGTGACAGGGAGAAGTCTGAGGGCCTCCCTGTGGCTCCCTTCATGGACAGAGATAAAGTCACCAAACCCACCGCTCAGATCGGGTTCATCAAGTTTGTCCTCATCCCAATGTTCGAGACTGTCATGAAG CTTTTTCCTCAGATTGAGGAGATTATGGTTCAACCTCTGAGAGACTCGCGGGACCACTACGAGGAGCTGAAACAGATTGATGATGCCATGACAGAG GAggcacagaagaaaaaaactgaaaatatgtCAATAGGCGGGAAGAAGAAGTAA